One window of Paralichthys olivaceus isolate ysfri-2021 chromosome 20, ASM2471397v2, whole genome shotgun sequence genomic DNA carries:
- the cckb gene encoding cholecystokinin — protein MTAGLCVCVLLAVLCTSCLGHPISSQHLDEGQRSISTPSEALLEADTHSLGEPHLRQSRSAPQLKSLPVAEEDGDSRANLSELLARLISSRKGSVRRNSTAYSKGLSPNHRIADRDYLGWMDFGRRSAEEYEYSS, from the exons ATGActgcagggctgtgtgtgtgtgtccttttggCAGTCCTGTGTACAAGCTGTTTGGGGCACCCCATCTCCTCTCAGCACCTAGATGAGGGCCAGCGCTCCATCTCCACTCCCTCTGAAG CCCTCCTTGAGGCGGACACCCACAGCTTGGGAGAGCCCCACCTCCGACAAAGCCGCTCTGCCCCCCAGCTGAAATCTCTTCCTGTGGCTGAAGAGGATGGAGACTCCCGGGCCAACCTCAGCGAGCTGCTGGCAAGACTCATCTCGTCcaggaaag GTTCTGTGCGCAGAAACTCCACGGCGTACAGCAAAGGACTGAGCCCCAACCATCGGATAGCAGACAGGGACTACTTGGGCTGGATGGATTTCGGGCGCCGCAGCGCAGAGGAGTACGAGTACTCCTCGTAA